The Rosa rugosa chromosome 1, drRosRugo1.1, whole genome shotgun sequence genomic sequence AATATGTACTTGCAAATCCCATTGTCTATCTATTATTGATACTATAGATTTCTAAAAAAAACcgttgtttgttgttttgctggacaatgcctttctcattcttttagtccttaaagtattatagttagataactcatacaacagtttttgttaggCATTTTATGATGATCAATTATTGGACAATAGTTTTTAGCTGGAATAGAATGGTCCGAGAGACATTCAAAAGACCTATATTCTGCATATATGGGATCCAAATGATAACCCAAAACACATTTATTTATGTAAAGATTCGatacattcatccatatatccAACAAAGTCATTCTATCCCAACATTAACCCCCACGATACTTGTCCATAAATGTGATGCACATTAACCCTGCCTAAATCTCACAAATATGTGAAAACAATGCACCGGCAGCTTTAAGTACATCCTTTTGTTTACCCTCGGTAAGAACCTGCATATAATAATGTAGAGATGAGTGAATACATTATAGCAGATAACCGGTCATTCAGAAGGGTAAGATGAAAAGAATTGTTATCTTCCTTATAAGATCAGGTCAAAACTTCCATGAATGAATCTTAAAACAAAAGTTTCCATGATCGATGATCAAACAACTCGAATGCTGTTTCCCGTATGCAATTAGAAGACTAATATACTATCAAAGATCAATTTCATGCAGCAAACAGAGATGCTGCTAGAACTTTTGTGGGCAAAAGAGATATACCTGAACTAGACTTAATTCTTGCAGGGATGGAAACTGGAAAGGACATTGTAAGAAAATCAATTAAATAGAATCTGCTATCCTTTGGAGGAGAAACAAGATTAACTGTAAAGAAGTAGAAGTAGGCCAAATCTTTAAGTAGAAGTAGATCTTATATTTTGACTTACAAAGATTTGGTGCAATTGAATCTTCCAATATTGACTGAGAATAGGTGAAGCAAGCTTTCCGAACACATATTAAGAAAAACAGAACGAAGATTCAATTTGACAATCAAAACAGTAGAACAAGAATCAAATCAATAATTCaactttttaaaagaaaaatatagatTCAATCATTTCTGGCACTTTGTACAAAACCATTTGCTACTTTGCTAGCACTCTCTACAAAACCATTACTCCATTTTCATTTTACAACAGATCATCCAACtatattacaactaggtcagtCCACTACAACAAAtcagcagaaaaagaaaaaatagcagTGAACAATAGAACAAAGAATCAGTAAATGCGAGAATTGACGAATATGAGGTGAATACCATTTGGAAGCATTGACAATAAGTAGAACATTCTCCTTGTACACACTAAGATCCACATCGTTGCCATTAGCATCCTGCATTAACAAACTTAACAAGTCAACCATCAAAGGGACTGCAAACTGATTGAATATGAAGCTTTACTTTGACAGTGAGATCATAAATTGAATATCACTAGTCGCATCATTCCTCATTGTCTGACAGGAAATTTCAGCTATGCATTTCAACAAACACCTTAGGCACAAGAAACCCAGTGTTCTATTTTCCAAGAAACTGAGATAGTTTAACACCCAGAAAAGTACTTAATGTTTGCAGAAAATTATGCTGCAGAAATCTTAATGCATAGAGCTAACTTCGTGATGACATAAATCCttcgtacgaactccaaaaagaGCAAGACTGATTTCATTTGAAGGATGGGAATGCCTACTTTTCAAGTATTAATTGGTGCTTTCAAGAAAGACTGGACATAGAAAACTACTAAAGAGACCGAAATAAAAAGACAGTATTGCTGTGTACAGAAATTCCTGCAGCAGACCtgcaactttgaaaaatcataagTAATTCTAGAAAAATTGTTTTTAGGAGATTCCAACTCTGAAACGATCTTTAAGATGTCTATTGCAATTTGTAAGAAGCTAATAATTTCAAGTTCCCAACCTAACTGTACAGTTTTCAGTAAAAGTTCAACTGGGTCAGAAACTCAGAAACACAAATTCACATTTGCAGAACCTCTTTTCTACCTTGAGTTTTAACCAATGAATCCTAAATAGAAGAGCTGGAACTTAACAAAAACTAACCAAAAGACTCAAAATCAATTGAAAGATATCACCAGTTAGACAAACATAGCAAGGATTTTGGAAAAGAAGGAACTTATGGATCTCTCTGCCCTGCTCTACCAAACCATCCACCTTCATTCCCATATCAATCGATCTCTCTCCAACTTTCAACACCACAGAACACAAACTGGAATTGAAAACAAGATTGTTGTAACTGAATCCTTCTAAAAGCAaggtaaattaacaattaatggAAGTGCTTCCTAACTGAGGAGATGTAATTATATTTGTGACTAGAGAAACTAGAGAAGAAGTTCAATTATAAAGCACGCACCTAGAGAAACAAGAAACCCCCAGAAGCGAAGACGACGCTACAGCTCCACCTAAAGCACGCACCAGCTAAAACCAAAACACAACGAACCCAATTCTGATTTCAGCATAGTCAAAACAAGATGAACACCCAACACATAATTGAATATCCAAAACAAATAAAGGTAAACCTTCTCAATGTTCATAATCAATTCTCACTGTATTAATAACCTAACTTAGACGAAAGTGTAATCGCTGTCAAACACAACAATGAATGAGAACAAAGAGAGTGGATAGTTTGAAGGAGAAGGAAGACAGACCTTTGTATCTTATGAATTGGAGTTGACACTCGAAATTGGTTCTGAAGGTTTGGAGTTATTGCTTCGGCGGCGGCAGCGAAATTTGCATGTTACCAAAACTGGCACATACACTTAATAACATATTACAGATAGAGAAACAAAGCAGCAtaccaaaagtccaaaactgGCAGCACGCCAGCATACCAAAACAGATGCTTGATTGATATTATTTTCATACCAAAACAGATGCAAATTTCATCTCAATTTATACAATGAACCATTTGTCAATTCTGTCAAACACTTAAACAGCAAATAATATGTTCTGGGAATATTATTTTTGGGACTAATGCGTTAATGTGGGAAAAAGAGGTTTCAATTCCCTGCAAACCAACTACGTATAACAGAAGGTTCTGTTACCTTTTATCTCCCTCGATCAACGCCATCTCTTTCTTCACACGGAATTGCACTTCATCACACATGTGGCAacttctttcatctttcttctgaTGGAAAAACACGATAGCTCTTACTAAAATGAAAATCATCAAGTGGATATATCTAACTTGGAAATCAGATTAAATGTCCCTAAGACTTACAGCGCAGTCTGTTTTCCATACAACACCTCAATCATATCTCTACCATTGCAGTGAGCGAACTCTGCGGAGGACACGTGatggtcttctcttctccacaACCGGAATAATATTTTCCATTAGCTGCAGCATCAATACATAATAATAGTCAATTCATAATTAATAACCACAAATTTTCTAAAAGAAAAGAATCCCTCTATCTTTCACCGAGTTTTCATCTAATCTCCCTCATATGCACAGATGATAGGAATTAATCAACAATCACGGGTAAAAGTCACATGTCAAATCATGAATTTGCTCAGAACTTGAAAAAAAGGAAACTATTATCGTCTACTTCACTTATAAACTAAAAATTCACGGACACATTATGAAAAGAAATCACAAGAAGAATTACATCTAACCCCCTTGATTACTGCAGATCCATTAATCTTCACTATGATTTCAAAGCAACTACTGATACATAgttacacacacacagagatagCAATAACAACTATGAAGAAAACGGGAAAAAGCATAAATTATCGCCGCTTTAGAGCTCTGACATTGCAGAAAAGATATGAGATGGAGGTAATAAAATAATGGTCCTGTGGGATGCAAATCATGCAATTTGAATCAAGATTGAAGAAAGCCGAACCAAGTAAGTGAGTAACCAAgcaatttacccagaaatccCGAAATTGAACCCAGCTTGAAGAATCTGAAATCGAAAACTGAAATCGAAGTATCGAACCCACAAATCTGCTTGAGCCTTGAGGACATCTGCTTTGCTACTTGAATTCagaattgaagaattgaagaattgaagaattgaagactGAAAATTGAAGACTGAAGTTGGGAGACTGAAAATAGAGCACCCGATACCATCACCACACCAATCACGCTGAAGTTGGGAGACGTTTGTGCATCCGCTAAGGTGAATAGGATCAGACCCACCACCAGAAGGATTGCAGAAACGTACTCATGGAGGAGGGGAGGAGCCGTCGCCAACTCGCCGAGGAGGtcaggaggaggagaagagtaGGAgacggagagggagagggagagggagagggagataGTGAGATACCTCGAGCCTGGAGGCGGAACTCGGAGAGCGGGAGAGGCGGAGACGGGTTGCTGGACAGAGTGACAGACTCTCCAACCCCGAGTTCGGCGGCCCTGCAACAGCCGAGGTGGATGAGGGAGAGAATCGAACAGAGGCCCTGCAACAGCCGAGGTTGAAGCCAAATTGGGCAGGTGGACCTGTACAAGACCGCTTCCGATCCTTGTATCGCGGGACGGCTTCTTCGTTCTAGATCTTGGAGTGGATGCAATCCATCTGAGAGAAGCTGATGGCTGAGGATTGAGGGCTGAGGATAGTGAGTATATTGAGATCCAGTAGTGATAGCTGAGGATTCGTGAGAGAGTTGGCGGTCACTGGTCActgggtgagagagagagagagatggctgaGAGTACTGAGGACTGAGGGTTGGTGAGATCGAAATTGATTTTGAGAGAGAAGCGGGAGCTCGGGTGTTTTGGTCGAATGGGGAGGGAAAAAGttcaatttttgatttttgtcGAAGTGTTAAAGCAATATATCAACCCTAGCTAAAAGTCAGCTATTGTATCggaaaaaacaaatttaaaactcagacgacatcaaATATAAGAGCAAATGCACCGCACTGATCTTGGACGTCCAAGACCAGCCAAAATGGCAAAAAATGACAAAGCTGCAATGCACCGCAAAATTATTGGACGATCAGCTGCCTTCCCGACCAAGCCCAATGGCAAGGCTTGGACTTTGACTTGGTCGACCAAAATGGCACATGGGCCTCACATGTAGGGTAATGGCTGTAGTTAAACATGGTGggattaaatattcaaacatCACATGCTTCTCCAACGGCTATATCTCACCCAAAAGAACGGCATATGCATGGTTTAGCCTTTTGCCTTTTGACTCTTGGGGTGCAATTGCCTTTTGTCTTTTGCCTTTGCACAAATAGGAGGCAAGACCTTGCCTTTTGCCTTTGCCTATTGACTCTTGGGGTGCATTTGCTCTAAGGTGCATTGTCTGAAACTCATGTGACGACAGACAAATTAAAAAGCATTGTGTGAACCACtcaaatcagacaacatctttcagCAAGCATTGACTTAAAagatatcagacaacagacacctaataacagttgtgtgactaaaaataatcagacaacagcaaaaatcaaccattgtataaatgaaccttggacaacatcacataataactgttgtctgaattaattcattcagacaacatcaaaaaaatcaaccattgtctgaaatgctattgcacaagagccaagaaaaaactgttgtctgattcaaaaactcagacgacataatttttcttgctgtcgtctgattaaatcagacgacagttaaaatgtttgctgtcgtctgatatgtgttgtctgattccgaaattggtgtagtggtaAGGCAGGGTGAAATTTTAGCCATTTCAAGTATTTTATGATTTTACattatgtttttcaatttttatgattttattttatttgtaataatattttaatttagacTAATTTTGCTCCACTTGTTTCCAAATGCCTTCTCCCTTTTGGCCATTAACCTTCGTAGAATTTTCAGAGACTTTCATATATGCAACACAAAGAGCTTCATCATATTTTCTTGTCCAATTCACACCTTTGAGAGAATGAGTGGACATTCTTCAAATAAGTAGAAGTGGTAAAAGAGAAGGTAGAAAGTGTGAGAAATTAGGAAGATAGAACGTATGTATATATAGGTAAAGTGAGAAAAAATgaccgttttttttttcttagtaaTACAAATCTTAACGTTAGTTATAGCCGCATGCATGTTTAATTAAGCTCCTTGATTGTATACCATTGGATTACAACGGTTATTTATTATGAGCCCTTGAATTTGTGCATCGCAACAGCAGAAGCCATGTCAATTATGCTTAATTGATGTTGGTTTTCTGTGGGTCCCACAAGAGCAAAAAAGTCTACGGATAATAGACCTCTCCACTCTCCTTTAACCTATAGCTCTTTGGACCTTTTGTTGTTGGAGCCCATAATTTAGCAAAAATGGCTAGAGATCTCAATTTAGCCCTCTTATTAGAGATGACCTAACGGAATAATGggtaaatattttattaatacaCTTCCACCTATGTACAGTGGAATAACTTTACACAGGAACATCAGATGGGTAATCCTGGGGGTGTCTCTTAATTGTCTCTCTTAGCCGTTTCTCCTGCTCAACAAGATTGGAAGGAAGACAGTCATATACATCTGTGAACATGTCAGCGACTGGTGGCTTTTCAACTTTCTCAGCTTCTTGGATTGCATGTAACATCTGCGACACAGGTATGATGAGTGAGAAGGTTCAAATTCTTGCGAGCAATTCTAACTTTGGATCTTTATCATATGCATGTAAACGATCAAAATCTGTTCAAGTCAAAAGTATGTTTCCTTAGAAAGAAACCTTCTATATCTAAAGTCGAAAGGGGGCAAAACTACAACTCATACAAGCAATATTATGGTTTCTGGTGAACAAAATATACGAAAGAGCAAACAGCAAAGAATATATAAACAGTAAAGGATTCTGCAGATAGGCCTAAACATATGTCACAAGGTGTTCTCTGTCTTTAGCTTGTATAAATTCAATTTAACAGCAGCATTTTATATCCATCATTATTCAACCTGCGCAGAATAAGTGCCAGTGTCTTGATTTCTCTCCGGTTCTTTGAGTTTAGTCTTTTCATGAAAGAAATCCCTAATGAAAATTATTCTCCTGACTGTTAGCCTAGAACTGGTCATTCCTACATGAAGGCAGTGCCTTAACTGTGGCATCACTGAAAGGTATTAAAATGGAAAGAACATGGTGAACTAACACATTTTAGTTTGTTGTTCTCAATTTTCTTTAGATAGCATAGAAAGAATTACCTGTTTTCTTGCACTGTTTCTAGCCTCTTTCTCTGCCTCACCAGTCCACCAACCATTTCTTTCAATCCATTTTCTAAATCTAGTTACTGGGTCTCGTTCCACTTTCCACCGTTCAATCTCATCAACTGGCCGATACTTGGTTGAATCATCTGATGTGGAATGGTGTCCAACTCGATATGTTAATGCCTGCCAATGGAAAAGATCAAAACTTAGAGTGGATTTATCAATATGCCAAACAGAAGGACAGGAAAATCAGCAAAACAAGAGACCATTTCTTACCTCTATTAAGATTGGTCTCTGTTCACTGATTGCCATTTCGCGTGCAGCATAAACTGCACTATACATGGCAAGTGCATCATTCCCATCTACTCGGATACTTCGGATTCCATAAGCCCGACCTTTGACAACAACACCATCACCTGTCAATAGATACCATCCTAAAAATGAGAAAATACTGCTTCGTTTTTGTTATCAAGAGACTGTCTCTGGTTGAAATTGTAAAAAATACAAGCAGAGAGAGGAAAAGTACTCCGAAACTGGTCTGAAGTAGGTGTACTGATAGCCCATCCGTTGTTCCGACAAATGAATATGACTGGAGCCTCCGTAACAGCCGCAAAATTTAGAGCAGCATGGAAATCACCCTAATATTATTAAACTTATTAGGAAGAAAACAACCAAAAACAATAATTAATCTCTAAAATCAAGGGCCTGTTAATTGAATGGATCACATCAGAAAGATTCATCAATTCTCTAACTAGACTACGGACTAAGTAGATGCTAACTACATCAAGTATTTATGGAAGGATACAATCTACTTAGTAGCTGTTTATGGGTAGCATACTAGGCTAGCAATGGGATAAGTGCATCATTTACTAAGGATCCAAGGACTTGATAACTATGTTAAACTCCTTTACATATTTTTGCCTAAGCAATATATAAAACAGGATGTGCAGGTAGTTTAGGTTGATATATATTGGTATTTTGTATTTTACCTCACTTGTGCCACCTTCACCAATATATGTGACCACACATGCATCTTTTCTGTCCATTTTTAGAGAATAAGCAACACCAACAGCCTGTGGAAGTTGTGTACTGCAAAGCAAATTATTTTGTGGTGTGATTCTATTGATTTTACTAAAAGACTTAAAACTGTTCTACATAGCTCCTAAAGAAAATACTTGTATCTTACGCTATGGGTGATGAAACAGTGATGTAATTGTGCTTGTTAGACCCATAATGGATTGGCATCTGCCTGCCTTTCCCATAATCAGCTTTGTTACTGAAACACTGGTTTGCAAATTCTTGGGCAGTGAAACCACGCCATATTAAAACTCCTGGCTCCCTGTACTGCATGAAAGTTAAAGAAAACTTTTTCTCAAATCGCTCTCATCCCATCTCATGCAAAACTACTGAAAGATCTGATAAGGCAAAGGGAATTGAGATCTTATTGAGTAGGTTGGGGTGGGGTGCATATACGGCCACAAAGAAT encodes the following:
- the LOC133724587 gene encoding 2-oxoisovalerate dehydrogenase subunit alpha 2, mitochondrial-like isoform X2, coding for MMALWVRKSRDFMINRFKSKMGSSGLIHFSSCSSSFTRKSPVLVPFPASFAQNHRIPEGEFGNSPAHFRFCSRRFESGKAETLYDEGDANQVLDLPDGKVKFTPEMRFISESTKERESCYRVLDDNGKKIMSSNYVEVSREVAVKMYTDMVMLQTMDTIFYEAQRQGRISFYLTTVGEEAINIASAAALTFDDIVLPQYREPGVLIWRGFTAQEFANQCFSNKADYGKGRQMPIHYGSNKHNYITVSSPIATQLPQAVGVAYSLKMDRKDACVVTYIGEGGTSEGDFHAALNFAAVTEAPVIFICRNNGWAISTPTSDQFRSDGVVVKGRAYGIRSIRVDGNDALAMYSAVYAAREMAISEQRPILIEALTYRVGHHSTSDDSTKYRPVDEIERWKVERDPVTRFRKWIERNGWWTGEAEKEARNSARKQILIVYMHMIKIQS
- the LOC133724587 gene encoding 2-oxoisovalerate dehydrogenase subunit alpha 2, mitochondrial-like isoform X1, with the protein product MMALWVRKSRDFMINRFKSKMGSSGLIHFSSCSSSFTRKSPVLVPFPASFAQNHRIPEGEFGNSPAHFRFCSRRFESGKAETLYDEGDANQVLDLPDGKVKFTPEMRFISESTKERESCYRVLDDNGKKIMSSNYVEVSREVAVKMYTDMVMLQTMDTIFYEAQRQGRISFYLTTVGEEAINIASAAALTFDDIVLPQYREPGVLIWRGFTAQEFANQCFSNKADYGKGRQMPIHYGSNKHNYITVSSPIATQLPQAVGVAYSLKMDRKDACVVTYIGEGGTSEGDFHAALNFAAVTEAPVIFICRNNGWAISTPTSDQFRSDGVVVKGRAYGIRSIRVDGNDALAMYSAVYAAREMAISEQRPILIEALTYRVGHHSTSDDSTKYRPVDEIERWKVERDPVTRFRKWIERNGWWTGEAEKEARNSARKQMLHAIQEAEKVEKPPVADMFTDVYDCLPSNLVEQEKRLRETIKRHPQDYPSDVPV
- the LOC133724587 gene encoding 2-oxoisovalerate dehydrogenase subunit alpha 2, mitochondrial-like isoform X3, with amino-acid sequence MRFISESTKERESCYRVLDDNGKKIMSSNYVEVSREVAVKMYTDMVMLQTMDTIFYEAQRQGRISFYLTTVGEEAINIASAAALTFDDIVLPQYREPGVLIWRGFTAQEFANQCFSNKADYGKGRQMPIHYGSNKHNYITVSSPIATQLPQAVGVAYSLKMDRKDACVVTYIGEGGTSEGDFHAALNFAAVTEAPVIFICRNNGWAISTPTSDQFRSDGVVVKGRAYGIRSIRVDGNDALAMYSAVYAAREMAISEQRPILIEALTYRVGHHSTSDDSTKYRPVDEIERWKVERDPVTRFRKWIERNGWWTGEAEKEARNSARKQMLHAIQEAEKVEKPPVADMFTDVYDCLPSNLVEQEKRLRETIKRHPQDYPSDVPV